The DNA region gttgtttctctttttaaagcagcctcttcttcctcaggtaaagacagaaacagatggagagacagggaaaaaggaggaggagggggtttCAAAATGCCTAGCAGAAGAACAACATCCTCCAaacccatccctccctccccttctcctcctcctcttcctccaccacGGCCTCCCCTTCGTTCACGTCGCAAATCCAAATCACCTTCATCCCGCTCTAACCACTCGACCCCAAAACGAGCCCTGGATTTGGACAAAATTGGGGCCACGTCTGACACAGAAGACAGCAGGCAAACCTGTAGAGGGTCCAGAGACCCCCGGGGCTCCCAGGGTTCAGAGCTGGACAGGAAATGGGAGGGTGTGGCCTTGGAGCTGCGTTACCGTGGCAGCAGGATGAGGTCAGCAGTGTACCAGACTTCAGACTTGCCCTCCATGGTCAAAGCCAAGAGACAGTTGGAGCAGAGTGAGGGCAAAGGGCAGATAGACCGGAGTAAATTGAAAGCAACCTTTGTTTGAGGAGCCTAATGTTTAGCTGACTCATAAACTGTCTGGCCTGATGTCGTGTCTGTGACTCTGACCACGCTGACGCAGTCTGCAGCAGCTGTAACATTGTCGAGGCCTAAAGTTTAGGCAAAGGGCTTAATGTCAACAACTGTGCAGCTGCACCCAGACTCGATACAGAAGGGTGCTATTAGTGGATGACAGGCTGAGATTAATCAAATGCTGTGTCCCAATTCCAGACTGCATACTCATTCCCAGTATGGActctgcagtggtggaaagcaACACTGTACAATTTTTTGAGCATCTCCATTTGATGCTACTTTGTACTCTTACTCCATTActtttaaaaggaaaatattgtactttttactccactatacTTATCTTCAGAACTTAttataacaaacaaaacatactgCCTTTTGAAATTTAATGTATGCTTTGATGAAAACGCCCAGCTCCAggaacacactttttttttttttttttttttaaatctgtagaAAAATACTATGCTGTCTAATTGAAAGTCAGATTAATTAGCACGTTTTCAATGATAAAATCTATAATGTATGTTAACTGCAAAAACAGCATCTGCAACAATTGGTTTATTGTACTGAATATAACAAGTATTTAGTATGTAATTGGGACACAGCACTGCTATCTCTGGGCCTAGCTGTTGGCTTTCTCCCTCACGTTGTGCCCATACAGGAGAATACTTGTATTTCTTTGGTTCTGTATTTTGACAGAAATCTGTTAATTAAAGGGGCACTGCAGCGATTTAGTATAGATCTTccattaaagctatagtgcgtaacttctgtcgcctcccagtGGATAATGCGTTactacaactaataagccggcggcacttccatgtacacagagtaacactcgccagtcgccacacaccgtacacagagtaacactttcctttgtggtaggatccacttctgaactgtgtctcggccgcttctccaccatgttgctttctctttctacctgcgttctacctctccgctcttcctctccctcccttctttttgtgaggaagcatttcctgtgtgccagtgcgggaatgtcgccggtctacatgcatactaaaaatgatatgtattgaaaaataccacaagaggagccgatcggcttaatcagcattgtgtcgtctcctctagtagtggcttgggtgaaatggacatttacggacctgtagaagttacgcactatagctttaagtcgGAAAACTTGGAAACAGGGAAACTTGAGGCAGCAGAGGCTGAAATATTCTGACTTGCAGTCCTCAGTGTGGGTCAGACGCTTAAAGTGATGGATCCAAGTTTTCCCATAATGCCACTTCACAGCGTCTTTTGTTAGGCCCTCCCTGCCTCATAAACACCAACTCGTTTAAAACTCCACAATCTCAGTTTGCACCCCAGACTCTCTGTTAAAAATGTGCAGCCTTCAAccttaaagctgtagttggtaacttttataaggatattttttttatcataaatgctgaaactgtcacttcaTCCACACAGAGGTACACCAATAATCAGGTTCCTCCTCCCAATCCAAGTGCTTGTAATAGCATTTGCTAGAACCTACACAGCAGACAGTTTGCTCCACCTGGTGGGCAAAGCTTAGTTTTTGGCTTAACTGTTCCCAACATGGCAACTGGGTTAGAATTGTTCTCCTTTTACAGCTTAActttacactaaaatatgtttctgaaaatgtttttgacaaaacagtaacagaatcttggtccatatttgatcagcactgcctaatttgacagtttgacagtttgacagctGCATAAGGGACttctcggctctgattggttgttttcattcatgtagTAATGCCATTGTAAGCACTACCAGGAGGCAatgctgtggctcagaggtagagcaggtcgtccactaatcagaagattgaAGGTTTGATcctcggctcctccagtccgcatgtcaaagtatccttgggcaagacattgaaccccaaattgctcccgatggctgttgcATCGGTGTGTGAGAGGGTGTGAATGGCTACTGAGGAGCAGGTGGctccttgtatggtagcctcagccatgtgtgtgaacagatgaatgtgacgtagtgtaaaaagcgctttgagtggtcggaagactagaaaggcgctatacaagtgcagtctatTCACCATTTTACCACAGTTTTTATTCACAGATTATTTGTCTGATGTAATACTGTGTggatacagtgacagtttcagcaaataggacagttatatttttttaataaaagttaccaactacagctgtAATGAAAGAGGACAGCACCAAGGTTTTCTTTGACTTGACTGAACTCCTCCAGAGCTGCAGAAGACATTACACAGCTGTTTTCACAAACAAATCTGAAgagtgcctttttcaggcttttAAGGGGTAGACAAATAATGAAAACTATAGCAGTATTAAAGTCAGTTAAAGTTCTACTTTCATAAACTGTTTAACATGTCAACCACCTGCATGACAATTAAATATGAGCAGTTTGAAAAATGAACCCTGAGACATTGTAAGCTGTCTGCGTTTTGTAGGATAATATAGTGAAGTGTTCCTGGCACCAGCTTGTTCATTAAATTCACCTGTCATTCTAGGAATAAATGGCCCTGAACTTAGAGAGGCCCTGGAAGTAATACCATCCTGAAAACATCCAATCCTGAGTCAGGTGCTTTGGTCAGTAGCAATGCAAGGTTTATATTACACTGGGCCTTGTAGCTGTGAGACAACAGCAGGACTGCTGTAATCACCCTTTTGCCCTCAGGATGTGCTCACTCAGTGGACGTGACATGTTcacataataaaatattttcttgaCTAGTAATCTTGtataatcatttatttgttgttgcgGATTTGAATCTAATTCGCTCATTTTACATCTCTTAATTGGCATTACTCCGGAGTCAACTTTTACAGATTAAACTGGCTTTccacagacagagcagaggCTCCGCTGATTAGCATTAAGGCAACATGAATCCCTGTCTAACACCCAGCTCAGGGCCAGCTTTTTGAGTTAAGTGAAAGGTGCGCGAGTTATGCACTTTTAATTGAATTAGCTCCACTGTAAACAATAAGCACTTGACGCAGGGTGACAACTGTACTAACTTGGCACGGCCCTGCGGGGGGAGGCTGGTATCTCTCCCCGCCTCGGTGCTGTGATCGTCGGGGAGAGAGTGCAGTCTGCCGGCGGGGCTTGGGCTGTAAAGGCTATTTTGAAAAGTGACCTCCCCTCTCTATGGActggggcacacacacacaacacacacaccacacacagctGCTCGGAACCATGACAGAAGATGACGGATACAGTGGTCGCGGAGGGACAAGTCAAGTTTAGAGATGGAAAAAAGGTTATTTTGTCCaatattattcttattttttaactttaaaatgtttttccataCTTCAGAGACAACTACAGGaatatattttgtcatttaatgaTTCTTTACAAACTTCTTCACAGTGGAAGACTCGGTGCGTCGTTCTTCGGAAGCCCTCTCCGGTCGCAGGTATGGCACACCGTCTTTATTTTCACACCTATCTAATTATTTCCACTGAAAGTGTGAACCCATATGTAGCGACAGAAAACCCAGTTAATTCATCCGTGTCATTCAGCACTAATGTTAACTGCTTTTCTGTGGTTAAACTAATCACAACTTGTAAATTGGTGTCTTGGCTGTGCGCCACCGGAGCGCGCGTTGGGTATAAGCGTCAACACGGGGATGTCACGCAGTACGACCGCTGAAATAATCGATTGGATTTCTTTAATTGACCAAATTCACCTTTTAAAGGATGCGGGCAAATGCCTGTCTAATTCAAATTAAGACTGGATATGAAATTAAGTCTGGTGTTTTTAGTGCCAGTTGGATTTTAGGTTAATTATTTGAACGCCTCCCAGCTATAAACGTAACCTGTGACTGCCACAGTGTACCAGAGGTTTCTTTGCAAGCTTGGCAGAAACTGAAAGCAGCATGTCTGAAAACAGTATTGAGTTTCACTTGAGATGCTGTGAGGACAGACGCTGTGCCTCTCTGCATACACAAACATGTGGCTGGAGCTGTAGCCTACTGCTGTGTCCTTGAGGAAAGTGGGTataatgtactgctgtgtgtgagtacatgtgcgtgtgtatttgtgtcttgACTTTCATCAGCAGCTGTGCCAGtggatcagttcattgttttagGGTTTGTTTTGACAGCTGTTCTGTAAACACAGGCAGGCATGCAGTGGAGATGACAAAAAAGCGACTCTTTTGTTATTCTGCTATTAATCAGAAAATTGAACTTtaagcctgtctgtctgtaaagctcttcactctgtgtgtctctgcatcAGACTGTCTGACTCTGCTGGTGtataaagagaagaagaaagggaaggaGAAGGGCACAGGCCACAAGGAGAGGCTAAATGTAACACTGGAGGTATGTTAAGCAGACCAAAGGCCTGCTGCTTCTGATCTCAAGTGCAGCTTTGTTAcagctttttattgttttcacaaaATGAACCTCAGCCTTTCTACTGCTGCCACATGGATGGATAAGAATATTGAGGatgtagtggcatctagcaatgAGGCATagattagaattccttcagcattcattgctcaggaggtttttaccaggagccaaattatctttAGAGGTCTCTTTCTCCTCCAAAACAGACTGTCCAGGTGATTTAAAAccgtgaaaacactgaataacatAGTTAAGccttacaaatcagtgtttgtgtgctcaCATTTTGTCAATCATAACTTAAGATAAAGACGAGgatgtttttactgggagccaaatcaTCTTCAGAGGTCTCCTCTTCACCAAAACTCCATttatatattggcagaaactcCATGTCTGCCGaaatatccccctaaatcctacacactggactttaagCTGGGTCATGAATGGACTTTCAAATGGTTGGAGTATTAATTGAAAAAACTGCAAGACGGCACTCGCCTAATGTcacctgggataggctccagcgaTCCTGTgtcaggataagcagttacagaaaatgaatgaaagcaATAGAATAAACAATCAGGGACAATATATCAAACTCAGGAATACAGCATCAAacaaagaggagaaaagaagagtATCTATGCCTAAAAGAATTCACTTGACCTGAATCAGGAAAGGCATAGCTCTTTTGATTGAGGTTGATCAGACTATTTCCctttttagatttaaaaaaaaacaaaaaaaaccaaacagaatAAAAGAGTAAGTACAATCTAAATGACTCGTGTGATTTACTCTTTTCCTCAGGGGATCTGTGGCGTGGAGCCGGGGCCCGGTTATGACGGGGTATCCTACACCCTCTCCATCCTCTGCCTGGCTCACACGCTGGTCCTGGGCTTCACCAGCCGAGACACGCTGCTGGCCTGGGATGCCCGCATCTGCTACAGCCTGGGAGAAGGTCAGTGGTTTGGTCTGTCACAGTCTGAGCACTTGTTCAAGGATGTGATGTGCAGATGGTTCATGCACTGAAGGGGAAGGTCTGTTCACTAAGCTGCAGTTGGGTAATGCACATCAAGAAATTCAGCTAGTTGTTTTACATCAGCTTggtttttgtgtttgcattaTGCACTAGAGGAAGCAAGGAGCCCAGAGAGTTGCATACAGCTGAAGAGGAGGCTGTTTTTTTGTGGATCAGCAGAACAACGCTTGTATAGGGAATTATTTGTTTGGTTGAGTCAGTATTAATATCTAAAGTATTGCTTAGTCAACCCTTAGGATTACATCAGATTCACCACGACCCAGTTCTTTTTGGTCGTAACATGTTTTAAAAGATTAAACCATGAGTGTGGTCATATGTATGTACAGGAAGAATATCCTAGATCCTTTGTAGTTTGGTTGGCTACAAGGTGTACTACTGTTGCAAAGTAACACTTCAGTGGAGGTCACTTGCTAGAGGGGATCGAAGAAATGACAAGTGGAATTACACACTGATAAAATCTGTCCTCTATCGCTCTGGTCCTCATCTATCTGCAAAATCTGCTGTTTCATCTTCACAACTTTCTTTTCAGTGGAAAGTGTTTTGAGGGGCTGAAAAGGTCCAGGTGTAAGAAATGCCAAAAGACACTGAATCCCATGTTATATGGGTAAACTGCTGATAGAGCTGCTTTTATACAACTGATGAAATTTACTTAAAGGTTCTAATACAACATTTagaacattaatatagcagaAACAACTATTtcctatgtaaagatatagtggagtaatggcttcctgagcagagaatgaaatcaCGCTACCTCTTTGTATGATAACGCCCTCCCAGCCTACAGTGGCAGGGTGACTGTTGCAAAA from Epinephelus fuscoguttatus linkage group LG3, E.fuscoguttatus.final_Chr_v1 includes:
- the LOC125883361 gene encoding uncharacterized protein LOC125883361; translated protein: MACSETVYGLSLLGYCRNDTADSADSVDEDLPCSVDNVNRSFSGKDRNRWRDREKGGGGGFKMPSRRTTSSKPIPPSPSPPPLPPPRPPLRSRRKSKSPSSRSNHSTPKRALDLDKIGATSDTEDSRQTCRGSRDPRGSQGSELDRKWEGVALELRYRGSRMRSAVYQTSDLPSMVKAKRQLEQSEGKGQIDRSKLKATFV